TCCTGGTCCTACGTGCCCACATCTTCTACATGGCCTTATTCCTATTCCATATTTTCTTTTCCATGGAGCTTTTGCCATTTACATCACCTTTTGTTTTTATTTATTCTCCTCTTACAACTTCTACACCAAAGTGTTTCTCAATGAATTCAATTGCTTCCTCTTTTGTAACTCTATGTCTTTTAGGAATGCGTGCTCTTTTTACTTTTCTCCTCTTAACTCTGTATCCTGGTCTTTCTAAGGTAACACAAACGTCCATCCCATAAATTCCAATCATTGGGTCATATTTTTGTCCAGGGAAGTCTATATGCTCATGAATACCGAATGAGAAGTTTCCATATTCGTCAAATGAACTTTCATATAATTTTTTACCTTCTGCTTTAAATGCAATGAATGCGTTTTTTAAGAATTCTTCTGCTTTCTTTCCTCTTAATGTAACTTTTAATCCAATTGGTAATTTTTTTCTAATTCCAAATGCTGGGTTTGTTTGCTTTGCCAATGTTCTTATTGGCTTTTGCCCTGTGATTTCTTCCATAACTTTAGCTCCCTTTGTTAACCTATCTCCAGCTTCCCCAACACCGAAGTTAACCACGACTTTTTCAATTCTTGGTTTTAACATTGGGTTGTTTTTCCAAAGTTCTTGGTATGACATGGTTTATCCTCCCAATAACGTTTTTATAATTTGATTATTGGTTCTTCATCTCCAACAACGAATACGTAGTCCTTGATTGTTTTAAATTTCTCTCCATCAGCGTTTTCTAATGTTATTATATCTGGGTAGAGAATTCTCTTTTCAATGTCAACAATTTTTGCAAATTCTCCAATGTGTTTTCCTCCTGTAATGTATGCCAATTTACCAACTTCAAATGGAATGTGTGCTTTAATTTCTTGTTCAGGTATTCCCATTAAAATAACGTCCCCTGTTTTGTAAACATCTTCCTCAGCTTTTGTTGGATCTGAAACTCTTATGAGGTGGTTTCTTCCATCGTGTAAATTGAGTTGAATGTGCCCTCCTTTAACAACAGTCTTGTTTCTAATTCTACACAATTTAACATCCGGGTTTTCAGTAGGTCTTAAAACAATTCTACCTTTTTCATCAAATAATGCTCTGAAGTGTTCATTTGTATCTGGAATTGATACAACATCCATTAAACCAACAGGGAACTTGTGTTCCTTTCTTTTTCTTCCATCAACTAAGATTTTACCCATTTTAATAATCTTTTTAGCTTCTCTTGCATTATCAGCATATTTTAAGATATCTCTAACAATCAACAACAATGGTAATGACTCATTCATTGCGTGTGGTCCTGGTAATGGCCTTACAACAAACTTATGAACTTTTCTTGGAATCTGCCAATTTGCTGGAGCTGCCAGTCTTTTCAAGTGTCTTCTTGGTCCTTTATTTGCCATATTCACACCTCATTAATTTGTTTGGCATTATTCCTTTTTTATTTGTTTGAATCTCTTTTCGTCTCCTTCATACAATTTGACAATCATTACATTTGATGGGTGGATTGGGTATAGACTTTCTTTTCCGTCTTGCCTGTAGTTTACAGCACCTTCAACGTAAATTCTATATCTCTTGTAATCTACTTTGACAACTTCTCCTTGGTGTCCTTTAAAGTCCCCTCTCATGATTTTAACGACATCTCCTTTTCTAATTGGGAGGGAGTTTTTACCTAATTTTTCTTTCAATTCTTTTGATAACATTGCAGACATGACTTTGTTTCTTAAATGCAATGGTGCGTTAAATAGGGCTTTTCTTTGTTTCCTTGGTTGTTTTGACTTGGTTAAAGCCACCATACTTTCACCTTTTTAGTTATTTGGAAATTTTTTTAATTATAAGATGATTCTTGCCAATCTTGAGATACCTGGCCATCTTTCTGCAGCTTCTTTTGCAACAGGTCCCTTAATCTCTGAACCTTTTGGGTTTCCGTCAGGTGTTACAATAACAGCAGCGTTGTCCTCAAATTTAACTCTTGTTCCATCAGGTCTTCTAATTTCTTTCTTTTGTCTAATAATTATAGCAGGGAAAACTTGTTTTCTCATTTCTGGGGTTCCTTTTTTAACTGAGACGAAAACCATATCTCCTACTCCAGCTGAAGGCAATCTTCTTGCGACCCCTTTGTAGTTTTTAACTGCGATGATTTCCAATTCTCTTGCTCCCGTGTTGTCAGCACAAACCAATCTCGCACCATTTGGTAATGCTCTTGTGACTTTTGAACCATGACCTTTCATAATGCCACCTCTTTAGAATAATAATTATTCTTCTCCTTTTACTTCCTTTACATGTCCGAGTTTTTCAATAACAACGAATGATTTTGTTTTACTTATTGGTCTGCATTCCATGACTCTAACGATATCTCCAACTTTAGCGTTTATACATTCTGGGTTGTGAGCAACTAATTTTGATGTTCTTTTTTCATATCTTTCATATTTCTTCAAGTATTTTACAATTTCTCTTTTAATAACAACTGTTTTGTGTGCTTTGTCGCTAACTACGACTCCTTCAAACATTTGTCCTCTTACAGATAATGTCCCATGGAAAGGACAGTTTTTGTCATTGCACTCTTTTTTAGGAGCATTTACTGGAATTCCAATGTTCCTCATGTTCAGACCTCCTACAACTTTGCATGTTTTTGAGCATAATGTATAGCATGAATTTTTTATTTTCATAAAATCAAAGTGCTAAAAATACATCCAAATAGGGATTATAAAATTGCAGTATCCCTTGGGAGAATTATCTAAGCAAAGAATAATTCTGAAATATTAATAACTGATATTTATACTTTACACTGGTGGGGACTTTAAAATAGTAATTTTTGATATTTAAAGTTTTTTAGTATGGGTAGAGCTCCTTTATCTTCCTCTTTAATCTGTCCTCTGGCCTACCGATCAACAATCTCCCATCAACGTCCACTCTGCATGTTGGTAGTTTGAATCTGAACACTGCAATGTCCTTTGGAATTACTACTTCTTTGCCATTCTCTTTTTCAATCACTAAGGTATTTCTGCTCTCATCTACGACTCTGCCTTTTATGCCAATCATTGATGGGTTTCTGGACTTTACTATCTCCACTTCCAGTCCTATAAGTTCATGTCTTAAAATATTATATGGAGTTATCATATTTTGCCCCACCATATAGAGACGTGGTGGGTGTGCCCAAAAAAGGGCATCCACCACGCCCAGAAATTATTAAATTAAAAATTTTAATTAGAAAAGACATAAATCAAATAAATTTATCTAACATCAATCATGTCCTTTGAAAAGCCCATTTTAACAAGTATCTCTTCAACTTTTTTCCTATGGTCTCCTTGTAATTCAATAGCATTATCTTTTACAGTCCCTCCACAGGCACAGATATCTTTCAATTTTTTAGCCAATTCTTTAATATCTATTAAATCAGTATCAAATCCCTCTATGATAGTCATTAATTTCCCAAATCTTCTTTTTGTAACGTATACTTTTATTTTTTGTTCTTCTTTTGCTATTTCTTCACATACACACAAATCTTTTGGTAATCCACATACTGGACAAATCTCGGGCATCACTGCACCTCTTATTATTTCACTTTTTATCTGGTCTTTCTAATATTAATAACATAAAGTTTTTGGTATTTATAATTTATGTCTATTAGGTTGTGACAACCAGCATAACATTTAACGCCTACAATATTTGGTTTTAATTTGATTTAAGCTATTTGTCTCTTTTTTTCATTCATTATAGTTAATATTCTTGCTATTGTTCTCTTTAATTCTTTAACTCTTCCAGGGTTTGAAGGAGCACCACTAACAGCTTTATGTACATTTTCTTTTAACAATTCTTTCTTCAACTCTACAAGTTTTTCTTTCATTTCTTCTATACTCATTTCTCTAATTTCACTTGCTCTTAAAATTGCCATATTTTTTCACCCCTCGTTAGATAAATTTTAAAAATATCTAAATCATAAAGCCCTAAATAGCATATAAATAGGGTTTAAAAATTTAAGGGGTATTATTCTACAACCTCTTCAGAAACTTCTTTAATTTCTCCATCATCTTTGATTATAACTTCATCTGGCAATACGATGTCTGGAGGCATGATTTTTACAGTTACACCAATGACTCCCAACTTCAATTTAGCAAGTTTAAATGCTTTTCTGACAAGTGTTTCTGATGGATCTCCACAGTGTTTCATGTATCCAGCCATGAATTTTTCTGTTCTTGCTCTTTCCCCAGTCAATTTTCCAGAGATAATTACAACAACTCCTTTTGCCCCTGCGTTCATAACTCTTCTTACTGCTGCGTGAGCAACTCTTCTGAAGTGCATTCCTCTTTCCAATGAGGTTGCAATTTTTTGTGCTACGACTTCTGGATCTAAGTTTGGATCTTCAATTGGTTTAACTTCAATTTGTGGTTTGTTTACTTTGTATGTTTTTTCAAGAGTTTCTGTTAACTCTTTTACCCTTTTTCCTTTTCTACCAATAACAAAACCTGGTTTTTCAGCATATATTGTTATTTTTGTTCCAATTGGTGTCTTCCTAATCTCCATGTGGCTGTATCCTGCCTTTGCCAATGTCTTCTTGAAATACTCATCAATTAACATTTCCTTAATACTCTCCTCTACAAATACCCTCTCAATCATGCTAACCCTCCTAGTGGTATTCTTCTAATATAACTTGTATGTGAACTGTCTCTTGGAACTTAGGCGATGCTCTACCAAATGCTCTTGGCATGTATCTTTTGATTGTTGGACCTTTGTTTGATGAGATGTGCTTGATTCTTAATTTTTCAACATTTAATCCTTTGTATTCTGCGTTTTTCTTAGCATTTTCTAAAACTTTTAAGATTTCTCTTGATGCTTTTACTGGATATCTACCAGCGTGCCATCCAAATTTACCTTTTCTGTGTGGAACATCTTTGCAGTGTCTTTTGAATGGAACAAATCTTTTCAATGCAATAACATCTTTTAAATACTGGATAGCATCATCTAACTTCATACCATTTAACTCTCTACAGATTTCTACTGCATGTTTTCTTGAGATTTTTAATGCTCTACCCATTGCTCTTGCTGTTTTCTTAGGGTCTGTCTCTATTTTGTAGTTCAATTTTGCCATTCCATTCACCTCAAAATCCCAATTTAAAGAAGTAATATCAACGTGTTTTTTTATACCATACATAATCATCATAATGTCTTTATAAATAATTCTTTACCAAAGCTCTAATAGCCCTTTTTATTTGATTGAACTTATTTATATATTTTATCATGCTTTTTAAAACTATAGTCGTTTGCGTTATAAGTGGCTAAAAACCTCGACGAAATTAGAAAGATGGATTATGCTTTCATTAAAATTTATGTACGATTTATGCATGATTCGTTATTCTTTCAAAAAATTGTTAAGTTCAAATATAGTCGTGTGCGTTAGAAGGGTTTTTTGGCAAAACTGAAAGTTTTGCCGTATAATTTGGAAATATGCTATTGACAAATTCTTAAAGATTTATACCTTATTTCAATTTTTAAGGAGGACTAAAGATTATTTAAAAATTCATTAATGCATAGATACGTTTAAAAATTAATGGCAAAACCAAAAGGTCGGGAATTCTGCAAATGACTATACACAACACATGCTCTAATATACTATGATATTTCATATATAAATGTTAAATTGTTCTAAAATAATGACAGCAATAACAAATACAAACTATTAAAGAAAAGAAAATATGCTTACGCATTAAAAGACGCAAAAATTAGGTTTAAAAATTATTATAAATAAAATTACCAAACTTATGCAAGTGATACTTCAACAACCTCTACACTTTCAACATTTTCTAAGTTTCTCAATGCTTCTTCAATTGGCTCTGTTCCTCCTTCTTTTTCTTCCATCTCTACAACAACATAAACTGCATACAAACCAAATGCCAATGGTTCATCTGAAACTCCTCTGCAAACTGCATCTGTTTTCTCAATTGTCTCTTTAACCTTCTCTTTTAATTCCTCTTTGTTTACTTCTGGACTTGTTGGCATAACTTTTATCTTAGCAAGAACTTTTGCCATCATTCCACCTTGCTTATTTATTAATGCTGCTAAATATGCTGAACTCATTATTAAGCGTTATGGTCCTTCAAAACCACACTCTGGGCACTTGTATGGGTTACTTAATTTTCTGCATTTTTCACATCTAACTATCTCTACTTTACCACAGTTTGGACACAAGAATCTTGTTGCATGTTCTCTTGGGGTAATCTCAGCATTGCATGATATGCATACGTATTTCATTCTACCACCATGTTTATTTTTCTATGAAACTTTTAGAAAAAGTTATGCAAATCAAAGATTCGCTATCCAACCTACGGTTGGTTTCATCAAAAAGATGCATCACCTCAGTTTGCTTGGTGATGCCTCGTAGTTTTCTACAAACAATGTTTTTATTACATGAAACTTTTAAAAAGCTTTATTCAAATAAGATAGGATACCTACTCCACAGGATCCTTAGAGATTGTAACATTATAAGTTAAAACCATGTTATTTTTGTGCATATATCCATTTTTCCATTTAGTAAATTGATTATTCTCTCAGGATATTTCCCATTTACCACATAACAATTCATTTTATATTTTATAAGTAGTTGGGGTAAGTGTTTATCAACAGATGTAAAGCCTCTAATGTCTTTTGCACTTATAGTATTTAATAATTTCCCTCCAGGATATTTATCATATACTCCATCAACATCAGTCGCAACTATTATTTCCTCCATGTTTAAGAACTTTGCCACATACAACGCTATTGTATCTGATGTTACATCCCAAGAATGAGGCAATTCATCAGCTGAGAGAATTAATTTTGAAGGTAAAAAGATAATCTTACCATTTTTTTCCAATATTCTCTTTGCATCAAAAAGATTATCTGTTGTTTCTATGCCAGAAATCTCTGAAAAATACAATCCCATTAAATCAACACAGAGCGTTGCAAGCTTATGTGCCCCACTATCATTTAGGTTTGTTTTTTCGTAGAGCTTTCTTACAACATTAGCAAACTCTCCTCCGCCGGGAATAATAATTATTGGTTTCTCTATTTTTTTTAATTCATTTAATAATCTTTCTGCATGATATGTTAAACTACCACCTATTTTT
The sequence above is a segment of the Methanotorris igneus Kol 5 genome. Coding sequences within it:
- a CDS encoding 50S ribosomal protein L5, with product MSYQELWKNNPMLKPRIEKVVVNFGVGEAGDRLTKGAKVMEEITGQKPIRTLAKQTNPAFGIRKKLPIGLKVTLRGKKAEEFLKNAFIAFKAEGKKLYESSFDEYGNFSFGIHEHIDFPGQKYDPMIGIYGMDVCVTLERPGYRVKRRKVKRARIPKRHRVTKEEAIEFIEKHFGVEVVRGE
- a CDS encoding 30S ribosomal protein S4e encodes the protein MANKGPRRHLKRLAAPANWQIPRKVHKFVVRPLPGPHAMNESLPLLLIVRDILKYADNAREAKKIIKMGKILVDGRKRKEHKFPVGLMDVVSIPDTNEHFRALFDEKGRIVLRPTENPDVKLCRIRNKTVVKGGHIQLNLHDGRNHLIRVSDPTKAEEDVYKTGDVILMGIPEQEIKAHIPFEVGKLAYITGGKHIGEFAKIVDIEKRILYPDIITLENADGEKFKTIKDYVFVVGDEEPIIKL
- the rplX gene encoding 50S ribosomal protein L24, with protein sequence MALTKSKQPRKQRKALFNAPLHLRNKVMSAMLSKELKEKLGKNSLPIRKGDVVKIMRGDFKGHQGEVVKVDYKRYRIYVEGAVNYRQDGKESLYPIHPSNVMIVKLYEGDEKRFKQIKKE
- a CDS encoding 50S ribosomal protein L14: MKGHGSKVTRALPNGARLVCADNTGARELEIIAVKNYKGVARRLPSAGVGDMVFVSVKKGTPEMRKQVFPAIIIRQKKEIRRPDGTRVKFEDNAAVIVTPDGNPKGSEIKGPVAKEAAERWPGISRLARIIL
- a CDS encoding 30S ribosomal protein S17, which translates into the protein MRNIGIPVNAPKKECNDKNCPFHGTLSVRGQMFEGVVVSDKAHKTVVIKREIVKYLKKYERYEKRTSKLVAHNPECINAKVGDIVRVMECRPISKTKSFVVIEKLGHVKEVKGEE
- the rnp1 gene encoding ribonuclease P protein component 1, which codes for MITPYNILRHELIGLEVEIVKSRNPSMIGIKGRVVDESRNTLVIEKENGKEVVIPKDIAVFRFKLPTCRVDVDGRLLIGRPEDRLKRKIKELYPY
- the yciH gene encoding stress response translation initiation inhibitor YciH yields the protein MPEICPVCGLPKDLCVCEEIAKEEQKIKVYVTKRRFGKLMTIIEGFDTDLIDIKELAKKLKDICACGGTVKDNAIELQGDHRKKVEEILVKMGFSKDMIDVR
- the rpmC gene encoding 50S ribosomal protein L29 — translated: MAILRASEIREMSIEEMKEKLVELKKELLKENVHKAVSGAPSNPGRVKELKRTIARILTIMNEKKRQIA
- a CDS encoding 30S ribosomal protein S3 — translated: MIERVFVEESIKEMLIDEYFKKTLAKAGYSHMEIRKTPIGTKITIYAEKPGFVIGRKGKRVKELTETLEKTYKVNKPQIEVKPIEDPNLDPEVVAQKIATSLERGMHFRRVAHAAVRRVMNAGAKGVVVIISGKLTGERARTEKFMAGYMKHCGDPSETLVRKAFKLAKLKLGVIGVTVKIMPPDIVLPDEVIIKDDGEIKEVSEEVVE
- a CDS encoding 50S ribosomal protein L22, producing the protein MAKLNYKIETDPKKTARAMGRALKISRKHAVEICRELNGMKLDDAIQYLKDVIALKRFVPFKRHCKDVPHRKGKFGWHAGRYPVKASREILKVLENAKKNAEYKGLNVEKLRIKHISSNKGPTIKRYMPRAFGRASPKFQETVHIQVILEEYH
- a CDS encoding elongation factor 1-beta — encoded protein: MAKVLAKIKVMPTSPEVNKEELKEKVKETIEKTDAVCRGVSDEPLAFGLYAVYVVVEMEEKEGGTEPIEEALRNLENVESVEVVEVSLA
- a CDS encoding zinc finger domain-containing protein, with protein sequence MKYVCISCNAEITPREHATRFLCPNCGKVEIVRCEKCRKLSNPYKCPECGFEGP
- the mfnE gene encoding [5-(aminomethyl)furan-3-yl]methyl phosphate kinase, with the protein product MHLIKIGGSLTYHAERLLNELKKIEKPIIIIPGGGEFANVVRKLYEKTNLNDSGAHKLATLCVDLMGLYFSEISGIETTDNLFDAKRILEKNGKIIFLPSKLILSADELPHSWDVTSDTIALYVAKFLNMEEIIVATDVDGVYDKYPGGKLLNTISAKDIRGFTSVDKHLPQLLIKYKMNCYVVNGKYPERIINLLNGKMDICTKITWF